One genomic segment of Bombina bombina isolate aBomBom1 chromosome 4, aBomBom1.pri, whole genome shotgun sequence includes these proteins:
- the LOC128656795 gene encoding uncharacterized protein LOC128656795: protein MDPSTSHTADGISPFNVKEETKHVLEAFLKRSLSKEDGKYVGHVGRSYHDPKKYRYRSIQEDSNKSPKKTRKPDKKKSRETGKEKEERSQSPPFGESTRETNGNWNSIHEEINRVEESKHGFKTNIKRPLRKHSQTKEKAAHPKDSTGSTHSKSRDSIENVLEDPYKASSKGDSMKRPKPNLPLLACTTAGSVESLAHDEQSRRDLVDKHSSQGTQKKSKGFSLKSLLRKKSMKAQGLEPPSPERPKFLPLQNSFEMKSGKDDESEIYNLAAKKLEKWVKQKKLKSPVASVQHPAFPSPVNVKPHVIENNNVAASESASEDKEEVIKKLVVLLQEQAVVINEKISRDPFLRNALTRMSYGSFSRLVEVFTNQAEVSAEEDGASVSSELTKIALTMELTRKVAGINTYPVQTLMGYSMQYMDMFVPWLQEQGGWENIVSHTDIPDLQID, encoded by the coding sequence ATGGATCCTTCAACCAGCCACACAGCTGATGGAATTAGTCCCTTCAATGTAAAGGAAGAAACTAAACATGTCCTTGAAGCTTTTTTGAAAAGATCTTTAAGCAAAGAAGATGGGAAGTATGTTGGTCATGTGGGACGTTCTTATCATGACCCTAAAAAGTACCGTTATAGATCCATCCAAGAAGATAGTAATAAGTCACCTAAGAAAACAagaaaaccggataaaaaaaagtCTAGAGAGACTGggaaagaaaaagaggagagaagTCAAAGCCCACCATTTGGAGAGTCAACTCGGGAAACAAATGGTAATTGGAATTCCATTCATGAGGAGATAAATCGAGTGGAAGAATCAAAACATGGCTTCAAAACGAACATTAAGAGACCTTTGAGAAAACACAGTCAGACAAAGGAGAAGGCAGCCCACCCAAAAGACTCTACTGGGAGCACTCATAGCAAATCCAGGGATTCCATTGAAAATGTACTTGAAGATCCTTACAAAGCTAGCAGTAAAGGGGATTCCATGAAACGCCCGAAACCAAACCTCCCTTTACTTGCCTGTACCACAGCCGGTTCTGTGGAATCTTTAGCCCACGATGAACAAAGTCGCAGGGACCTAGTTGACAAGCATTCTTCACAGGGAACACAAAAGAAAAGCAAAGGATTCTCACTTAAATCACTGTTAAGGAAGAAATCAATGAAGGCTCAAGGCCTCGAGCCTCCTTCACCAGAAAGACCAAAGTTTTTACCGTTGCAGAACAGTTTTGAGATGAAATCAGGTAAAGATGATGAGTCTGAGATTTATAACCTGGCAGCTAAGAAGCTAGAAAAATGGGTAAAACAGAAGAAGCTGAAGAGTCCTGTGGCTTCAGTCCAGCATCCTGCTTTTCCCAGCCCTGTTAATGTGAAACCTCATGTAATTGAAAACAATAATGTGGCAGCCAGTGAAAGTGCATCAGAAGACAAGGAGGAGGTTATTAAGAAACTGGTGGTACTGCTACAGGAGCAGGCAGTTGTTATCAATGAGAAGATCAGCAGAGATCCATTCTTACGAAATGCCCTTACCAGAATGTCCTATGGCAGCTTTTCTCGACTTGTGGAAGTTTTTACCAACCAGGCAGAGGTGTCGGCTGAAGAAGATGGAGCATCTGTGAGCTCTGAACTGACAAAGATAGCTCTGACCATGGAGTTAACCAGAAAAGTGGCTGGAATCAACACCTACCCTGTGCAAACACTTATGGGCTACAGCATGCAATACATGGACATGTTTGTACCGTGGCTACAGGAACAAGGCGGCTGGGAAAATATTGTTTCTCATACAGATATACCAGATCTCCAGATAGATTGA